Proteins encoded in a region of the Candidatus Fusobacterium pullicola genome:
- a CDS encoding sugar kinase, which produces MNKIFNYPDKEFGLICCGEMIMRLSPLNNEMLIQGNLLTKQMGGAEFNVASSVSTLGEKTAMLTTLPNNELGKFARKSMTLNGVADDFLIFDDSKYKRMPIYYYEYGSSPRKPNVTYDRLNSSFQRMTVNDVNPEVYGKTKIFHTSGISLGLCETSMQLTKDLIANFKKGGALVSFDVNFRRNLWSEPEAKVEIEKILPDVDILFASEETFRKMFEKTGDLKEIIRAFAKEYDLAFIASTQRVVNSPKSHNFSSLVYDRKADTFYSEKAYENIEIVDRIGSGDAYVAGVLFGLLHFNEPEKAMKYGNANSVLKNTIVGDISCADASLVESIIADHDNGSTSEMNR; this is translated from the coding sequence ATGAATAAAATATTTAACTACCCAGATAAAGAGTTTGGATTAATCTGTTGTGGAGAGATGATAATGAGATTGTCTCCTCTTAATAATGAGATGCTTATCCAAGGAAACCTACTTACTAAACAGATGGGAGGAGCAGAGTTTAATGTAGCTAGCTCTGTATCTACTCTTGGAGAAAAAACAGCTATGTTAACTACTCTACCTAATAACGAATTAGGTAAATTTGCTAGAAAATCTATGACTCTAAATGGAGTAGCTGATGATTTCCTAATATTTGATGATAGTAAATACAAACGTATGCCAATATACTATTATGAGTATGGTTCTTCACCTAGAAAACCAAATGTAACTTATGATAGATTAAACTCTTCATTCCAAAGAATGACAGTTAATGATGTTAATCCTGAAGTGTATGGAAAAACAAAAATTTTCCATACAAGTGGAATATCTTTAGGACTTTGTGAAACTTCAATGCAACTTACAAAGGATTTAATAGCTAACTTTAAAAAAGGAGGGGCTCTAGTTTCTTTTGATGTTAACTTCAGAAGAAATTTATGGTCTGAACCTGAAGCTAAAGTTGAAATAGAAAAAATTCTTCCAGATGTAGATATACTATTTGCTTCTGAAGAAACTTTCAGAAAAATGTTTGAAAAAACTGGAGATTTAAAAGAGATAATAAGAGCTTTTGCAAAAGAGTATGACTTAGCTTTCATAGCTTCTACTCAAAGAGTTGTAAATTCTCCAAAATCTCATAATTTCTCATCATTAGTATACGATAGAAAAGCTGATACTTTCTATTCTGAAAAAGCTTATGAAAATATTGAAATAGTTGACAGAATTGGAAGTGGAGATGCTTATGTAGCTGGAGTATTATTCGGATTACTACACTTCAACGAACCTGAAAAAGCTATGAAATATGGAAATGCAAACTCTGTATTAAAAAATACTATTGTTGGAGATATCTCTTGTGCTGATGCCTCTCTTGTAGAAAGTATCATTGCTGACCATGATAATGGAAGCACATCTGAGATGAATAGATAA
- a CDS encoding bifunctional 2-keto-4-hydroxyglutarate aldolase/2-keto-3-deoxy-6-phosphogluconate aldolase has translation MLKKGKILERLADIGIVAVVRGESVAEGVRISKACAKGGIPAIEVTYTVPGATEVIKALKEQDTNNEMVIGAGTVLDAATARIAILAGAEFIVSPAFDKETAKLCNLYQVPYMPGCMTITEMTTAMQYGADIIKLFPGSAFGPSFVKAVKAPLPQANIMPTGGVSLENMEEWFKNGVIAVGAGGKLASGTDEEIIATAQAFRKKLLEIRSK, from the coding sequence ATGTTAAAAAAAGGGAAAATTTTAGAAAGACTTGCTGATATAGGAATAGTAGCAGTTGTAAGAGGAGAGAGTGTAGCAGAGGGAGTAAGAATCTCTAAAGCTTGTGCTAAAGGTGGAATTCCAGCTATAGAGGTTACTTATACAGTACCTGGAGCAACTGAAGTAATAAAAGCTCTTAAAGAGCAAGATACAAATAATGAAATGGTAATAGGAGCTGGAACAGTATTAGATGCAGCTACTGCAAGAATAGCTATTTTAGCTGGTGCAGAGTTTATTGTTTCACCTGCATTTGATAAGGAAACAGCTAAATTATGTAACCTTTACCAAGTACCATATATGCCTGGATGTATGACTATAACTGAAATGACAACAGCTATGCAATATGGAGCTGACATCATAAAATTATTCCCTGGAAGTGCTTTTGGACCATCATTTGTAAAAGCTGTAAAAGCTCCATTACCTCAAGCTAACATTATGCCTACTGGTGGAGTAAGCTTAGAAAATATGGAAGAATGGTTCAAAAATGGAGTAATCGCTGTTGGAGCTGGAGGAAAATTAGCTTCTGGAACTGATGAAGAGATAATAGCAACTGCTCAAGCTTTCAGAAAAAAATTATTAGAAATTAGAAGTAAATAG